In one window of Leptospira sp. WS92.C1 DNA:
- a CDS encoding FixH family protein encodes MALHKSMKQAFAWVWIAFIALISATVVTLRYANEGYTGPIEKEYYEKGLNYEKAILEQKKMLAEGYSYESDLFKNPHLKKGKNEISIRFQKSGVPIGEAEIRVQIERPATDIWNRSILLKENSKSKGLYQGLLEFPEDGLWIFSLQGKTKGKTLNKTIELKIR; translated from the coding sequence ATGGCATTGCACAAAAGTATGAAACAGGCTTTCGCTTGGGTTTGGATCGCATTCATCGCCCTCATCTCGGCCACGGTGGTCACACTTCGATACGCGAACGAAGGATATACCGGACCGATCGAGAAAGAATATTACGAAAAAGGATTGAACTATGAAAAAGCGATCCTCGAACAGAAAAAGATGTTGGCCGAAGGATATTCTTATGAAAGCGATCTTTTTAAAAACCCGCACTTAAAAAAAGGGAAGAACGAAATTTCTATCCGATTTCAAAAATCGGGCGTACCGATCGGAGAAGCGGAGATCCGAGTTCAAATCGAAAGACCCGCTACGGACATTTGGAATCGTTCGATTCTTCTCAAGGAAAATTCAAAGTCGAAAGGATTGTATCAAGGTCTTCTTGAGTTTCCGGAAGACGGTCTTTGGATCTTCAGCCTGCAAGGAAAGACAAAAGGAAAAACACTGAACAAAACCATAGAGCTGAAAATCCGGTAG
- a CDS encoding heavy metal translocating P-type ATPase: MQTAVFQTVNCYHCNTPIRSERDLILGELKGKQESFCCSGCLSLANLLVNSGLTQFYSLRGSEQLNPIQTTSILSEDLETESIYQEYVMDRKDGLSETWITIGKIHCSACVWLNEKVLSDQLGVREARINFATGRMKLIYDRNRISLNAIFSLIRSLGYEPSLYSPFKAETKVSLFSKDLFYRMAVAGFSWGNIMLFSIGLYAGYFSGIEIEFKRLFHYVSWIFATPAYLYAGYPFYKGAVESVKRRMLTMDTLLFSGVSLAYFYSVYVTLTDSGEVYFDSVCTIYFFILIGKFLESAIRLRAGRKVGELLSTLPQEYTILKDKRRVQVSPNTIAKSDKILLKNGNRIPVDGILQTSVAYFDESFLTGESKPVTHRFGDSILAGSICLSADACILANTTAKESTLSRISSLIESSLQSKPGIQRTTDRFSTYFIQAVLGISIATFCIYGFYYQNWEAAVLNTISVLIVACPCALGLAVPAAYVVSNLLHSSKGILVKNPDSLEILSKADQIYFDKTGTLTTGKLSIQEEWISDPHTKERLYSILLSLELGSTHPLAESLKKEISKRFETLNQSPSFVSWKEIREIPGSGMEGILEGETDRYRIGNLNFVSLGRLKQDGKVYLGKNGSLLASFALEDSPRQEAKTTISKLKKQISFLGILSGDSKSKVESLASSLGIDHPFSELKPEEKLQVIRDAQNEGKITVMVGDGINDSACLALANLGISMGIASDLSIDKSDLVLIGNRLDSIVSAVQISKKTRSIVFQNILISLTYNSMMLPLAAFGYMLPVICAGFMTLSSLTVVLNSISLQWRTKL; the protein is encoded by the coding sequence ATGCAGACCGCCGTCTTTCAAACCGTAAACTGTTATCACTGCAATACTCCGATCCGGTCGGAACGGGACCTGATCCTCGGTGAATTGAAAGGAAAACAGGAATCCTTTTGTTGTTCCGGATGTTTGTCTCTTGCAAATCTCCTCGTGAACAGCGGACTCACTCAATTCTATTCATTGAGAGGATCGGAACAATTGAATCCGATCCAAACGACTTCGATCCTTTCCGAAGACTTGGAAACAGAATCGATCTATCAGGAATATGTAATGGATCGGAAAGACGGACTTTCGGAAACATGGATTACGATCGGAAAGATTCATTGTTCCGCCTGCGTATGGTTAAACGAAAAGGTCCTTTCGGATCAACTCGGAGTCCGTGAAGCGAGGATCAACTTCGCGACCGGAAGAATGAAACTGATCTACGATCGAAATCGGATTTCACTCAACGCGATCTTTTCACTGATTCGAAGTTTAGGTTACGAGCCCTCTCTCTATTCTCCGTTTAAAGCCGAGACAAAGGTAAGTCTGTTTTCCAAGGATCTTTTTTATAGGATGGCGGTCGCAGGATTCTCTTGGGGAAATATCATGTTATTCAGCATCGGTTTGTATGCCGGTTATTTTTCCGGGATCGAAATCGAGTTTAAACGCCTATTCCATTACGTGTCCTGGATCTTTGCGACCCCGGCTTATCTTTATGCGGGATATCCGTTTTACAAAGGCGCCGTTGAGTCAGTCAAACGAAGAATGCTGACGATGGATACACTTCTTTTTTCGGGAGTTTCTCTCGCCTATTTTTACAGCGTTTATGTGACGTTAACCGATTCAGGAGAGGTTTATTTCGATTCCGTCTGCACGATTTACTTTTTTATCCTGATCGGAAAATTTTTGGAATCCGCGATCCGCTTGAGAGCCGGAAGAAAGGTGGGAGAACTCTTATCCACTCTTCCGCAGGAATATACGATTCTCAAAGACAAAAGGAGAGTTCAAGTTTCGCCTAACACGATCGCCAAATCGGATAAGATCCTCCTCAAAAATGGAAATCGGATTCCTGTCGACGGAATCTTACAAACCTCCGTCGCATATTTTGACGAATCCTTTTTAACGGGAGAATCCAAACCGGTCACTCATCGTTTCGGCGATTCCATCCTGGCAGGTTCAATCTGTCTCAGCGCAGACGCTTGCATTCTTGCGAATACCACCGCAAAAGAAAGCACCTTGTCCAGAATCTCCTCTCTCATAGAAAGCTCGCTACAATCCAAACCGGGAATCCAAAGAACCACAGACCGATTCTCCACGTATTTCATCCAGGCGGTTTTGGGGATTTCAATTGCAACTTTTTGTATATACGGATTTTATTATCAAAACTGGGAAGCCGCAGTTTTAAATACGATCAGCGTCTTGATCGTGGCCTGTCCCTGCGCACTCGGACTTGCCGTCCCCGCGGCCTATGTGGTCAGCAATCTTCTTCACAGTTCCAAGGGAATTCTTGTCAAAAATCCGGACTCGCTCGAAATTCTCAGCAAAGCGGATCAAATCTACTTTGACAAAACGGGAACTCTCACCACCGGAAAACTTTCCATCCAGGAAGAATGGATTTCCGATCCGCACACAAAAGAGCGACTCTATTCCATTCTTCTTTCCTTAGAATTGGGCTCTACACATCCTCTCGCGGAAAGTTTAAAAAAAGAAATTTCCAAACGGTTCGAAACTCTAAATCAAAGCCCGAGCTTTGTTTCCTGGAAAGAAATTCGGGAAATTCCCGGCAGCGGCATGGAAGGAATTTTAGAAGGAGAAACCGATCGATATCGAATCGGAAATCTAAACTTTGTATCTCTGGGCCGACTCAAACAGGACGGAAAGGTCTATCTCGGAAAAAACGGAAGTCTCCTGGCGAGTTTCGCCTTGGAAGATTCTCCCCGTCAGGAAGCGAAAACGACGATTTCAAAACTAAAAAAACAAATCTCCTTTCTCGGAATCTTATCCGGAGATTCGAAATCCAAGGTAGAATCGCTTGCTTCCTCTTTAGGGATCGATCATCCGTTTTCGGAACTCAAACCGGAAGAAAAACTCCAGGTCATCCGAGACGCACAAAACGAAGGAAAAATCACAGTCATGGTAGGAGACGGGATCAACGACTCCGCTTGTTTGGCGCTTGCCAATCTGGGAATTTCCATGGGAATCGCATCGGATCTATCCATTGACAAATCGGATCTTGTTTTGATCGGAAACCGTCTTGATTCCATCGTATCAGCGGTTCAGATTTCCAAAAAAACAAGAAGCATCGTATTTCAGAACATTCTAATATCCTTAACCTATAACTCCATGATGCTCCCCTTGGCCGCATTCGGGTATATGCTTCCGGTGATCTGCGCGGGTTTTATGACCCTGAGTTCGTTGACGGTAGTCCTTAATTCCATCTCACTCCAATGGAGAACCAAACTATGA
- the ccoS gene encoding cbb3-type cytochrome oxidase assembly protein CcoS, with protein sequence MNALYLTIPLAMLIALGALVVFFYSLKSGQFEDIEGPKYRMLFDDEEETQTPQSLKEGETKNAN encoded by the coding sequence ATGAACGCGTTGTATCTAACAATCCCTCTCGCGATGTTGATCGCCCTCGGGGCATTAGTCGTATTTTTTTATTCCTTAAAATCGGGACAGTTCGAAGACATCGAAGGACCCAAGTATAGGATGTTGTTCGATGATGAGGAAGAAACTCAAACACCTCAGAGTTTAAAAGAGGGGGAAACAAAAAATGCAAACTGA
- a CDS encoding sulfite exporter TauE/SafE family protein, giving the protein MQTDLFFTTLSIAFVHGITSSLHCLAMCGPFAGTLNLAKENQKYRTNLLYNLGRWLSYSTLGAILGLIGSGINLAGRLASLHEFAAVFSGILILLFGFSLIRNVSIERSGFYHKILNRFAAPLLASIQQGKNLPSTSLAFGMVTGLLPCAVLYPAFALALATGSAITGWVVMSAFFLGTFPALFFFGIGFRNLLLRLPRAVIRYGGIVVVLAGISMIFFRINHSHDSHKDSSDSQRIEWNSPQKEEHSYHHP; this is encoded by the coding sequence ATGCAAACTGATCTGTTTTTTACAACGCTTTCGATCGCTTTTGTTCACGGAATCACGAGTTCCCTTCATTGTCTGGCGATGTGCGGGCCGTTTGCAGGAACCTTAAACCTTGCAAAAGAAAATCAAAAATACAGAACCAATCTTCTCTACAATCTCGGAAGATGGCTCTCCTATTCTACGTTAGGCGCAATCCTGGGATTGATCGGATCGGGCATCAATCTCGCGGGCAGACTCGCCTCGCTTCACGAATTTGCGGCCGTTTTCTCCGGAATCCTGATTCTTCTTTTCGGATTCAGCCTGATTCGAAACGTTTCGATCGAACGATCGGGATTCTATCACAAAATTCTAAATCGATTTGCCGCCCCCCTTCTGGCTTCCATCCAGCAGGGAAAAAATCTACCGAGCACCTCTTTGGCTTTCGGAATGGTCACGGGACTTCTGCCCTGCGCCGTTCTCTATCCCGCCTTCGCTCTCGCTCTTGCGACCGGAAGCGCGATCACTGGATGGGTCGTGATGTCTGCATTCTTTTTGGGAACCTTTCCCGCGTTATTCTTCTTTGGGATCGGATTTAGAAATCTTTTATTGAGACTTCCCCGAGCCGTCATCCGCTACGGAGGAATCGTGGTCGTTTTAGCGGGAATTTCCATGATCTTTTTTAGAATCAATCATTCCCACGATTCTCACAAAGATTCTTCGGATTCTCAAAGGATAGAATGGAATTCTCCTCAAAAAGAGGAACATTCCTACCATCATCCGTGA
- a CDS encoding DUF342 domain-containing protein, which translates to MSDSYKNFTDSLLKDLEENENGFFKIDNEDGLAYLSVFPAGKKGKPVDSKEILRRIELFQISEVSPIIVKDLTLKTDGLAHLIGKWPGKPESSRIEIEIPEDKMKAFLIFHPPKYGGRILTSDQIQDSIHLNGIEFGIFQEVIDRISEEPEYGKKIQIAEGAAPIPGKNGDIRILFIHPAIPHLEEDEYGRVDFKNIQIIQSVAKDQKLGEKISPTPGKEGKNVLGQILPYDPGKEAEWKLGANVRLSSDGSSVHSLISGRPILDRQGTIRVDEVCHLENVDFSTGNISFPGTIIVEGSIADGFTLETEGSIIVKKSVGKVFLKAAGDIVLSGGFMGRNGGLIESGADIYTRFVEQGKLISKNTIFIEEAAMHSELVAGESVVIRGGRGELIGGTCVAGKSVICTKLGAIAETKTSVSVGIRPELLEDLEKIRSEVQKNQDILKKVELSLVKLNEDSQRRQLSVEEKESLPKLSAIKQKYSGILNNLLGQEQSMIMGFEPDKDSYVEVEQEIFPGVDIYPGKGKNFKVRLKEIPGPSFVFLGNDGNPQITKVRPKRLGILQEEN; encoded by the coding sequence ATGAGCGATTCTTATAAGAATTTTACGGATTCTCTGTTAAAGGATCTGGAAGAAAACGAGAACGGATTCTTCAAAATCGACAATGAAGACGGACTCGCCTATCTCTCCGTATTCCCCGCCGGCAAAAAAGGAAAGCCGGTCGATTCCAAGGAAATTTTAAGAAGAATCGAACTCTTTCAAATTTCGGAAGTTTCCCCCATCATTGTCAAAGACCTGACTTTAAAAACGGACGGTTTGGCTCATCTCATCGGAAAATGGCCGGGTAAACCGGAAAGTTCCCGGATCGAAATCGAAATTCCCGAAGACAAGATGAAAGCGTTTTTGATCTTTCATCCGCCCAAATACGGAGGAAGAATTTTAACCTCCGATCAAATCCAAGATTCCATCCATTTGAACGGAATCGAATTCGGAATCTTTCAGGAAGTCATCGACCGTATTTCCGAAGAACCCGAGTACGGAAAAAAAATTCAGATCGCGGAAGGCGCCGCGCCGATTCCCGGAAAAAACGGAGACATCCGAATCTTATTCATTCATCCTGCGATTCCACATCTGGAAGAAGACGAATACGGCAGGGTGGATTTTAAGAATATTCAAATCATTCAAAGTGTCGCCAAGGATCAAAAACTGGGAGAAAAAATCTCTCCCACACCGGGTAAGGAAGGGAAGAATGTTCTGGGTCAGATTCTTCCCTATGATCCAGGCAAGGAAGCGGAATGGAAACTCGGAGCCAACGTTAGACTCTCTTCGGACGGAAGTTCCGTACATTCTCTCATCAGCGGAAGACCGATCCTGGATCGCCAAGGAACGATCCGCGTAGACGAAGTCTGTCATCTCGAAAACGTAGACTTCTCCACGGGGAACATCAGTTTTCCGGGAACGATCATCGTGGAAGGGTCGATCGCAGACGGATTCACTTTGGAAACAGAAGGCTCGATCATCGTCAAAAAATCGGTGGGTAAGGTGTTTCTCAAAGCGGCGGGAGATATCGTTTTATCGGGCGGTTTTATGGGAAGAAACGGAGGACTGATAGAATCCGGAGCCGACATCTATACACGATTTGTGGAACAGGGAAAACTCATTTCCAAAAATACGATCTTTATAGAAGAAGCGGCTATGCATTCCGAACTCGTCGCCGGAGAATCCGTAGTTATCCGCGGAGGAAGAGGAGAGTTGATCGGAGGCACCTGTGTCGCCGGTAAATCGGTCATCTGTACAAAGTTAGGCGCCATTGCGGAAACCAAAACTTCCGTTTCCGTAGGAATTCGTCCCGAACTTTTGGAAGACTTGGAAAAGATCAGATCGGAAGTGCAGAAAAATCAAGACATTCTTAAAAAAGTGGAATTGAGTCTTGTAAAATTAAATGAAGATTCTCAGAGAAGACAATTGTCCGTCGAAGAAAAGGAAAGTCTTCCGAAACTTTCGGCGATAAAACAAAAGTATTCAGGAATTCTAAATAACCTTCTTGGCCAGGAGCAATCCATGATCATGGGTTTTGAACCGGATAAAGATTCCTATGTGGAAGTGGAGCAGGAAATTTTTCCGGGTGTGGATATCTATCCCGGTAAAGGGAAAAATTTCAAGGTTCGTTTGAAAGAAATTCCAGGACCTTCCTTCGTGTTTCTGGGAAACGACGGAAATCCTCAGATCACAAAAGTAAGGCCAAAACGACTCGGAATCCTCCAAGAAGAAAACTGA
- a CDS encoding helix-turn-helix domain-containing protein, whose translation MTKKRRGLHDQIGCLWIGLVFLSCLRRAFHLEVSTEEWKWFLKIIAYPLSYGPCLYLYTRVLVQNQTKLKKTDLLHFLPFLFFAIGSYFPNLETEKFRIDLGLSSSWYTTLIYGVATPISLIPYCILSFRLVQKHFSRIHEFFSYEEIGITLKWLNTVCITFLLILLVQMFYLIVQNVAEPIYPSPRFTNSLMIGFLLLLSFFILRQQAVFHEEKTELDAVSENEKYSKSRIEKAKMDKIADDLLKYMEQHKPYLKDDLGIQDITEALQISTNHLSQVFNLHLRKNFFTLTNEYRIEEVKTRLKDSEFKEYPVLRIGLECGFNSKSSFYSVFRKMTGLRPGEFKRV comes from the coding sequence TTGACAAAGAAAAGAAGAGGACTTCACGATCAAATCGGCTGTCTCTGGATTGGTCTTGTATTTTTATCTTGTCTACGAAGAGCATTCCATCTAGAAGTCTCAACCGAAGAATGGAAATGGTTTTTAAAAATCATCGCCTATCCCTTGTCATACGGCCCATGCCTTTATCTCTACACCCGGGTTCTGGTACAGAATCAAACCAAACTCAAAAAAACAGATCTGCTTCACTTTCTTCCGTTTTTATTTTTTGCGATCGGTTCCTATTTTCCCAATCTGGAAACCGAAAAATTTAGAATCGATCTCGGACTTTCCTCTTCTTGGTATACAACTCTGATTTACGGAGTCGCGACTCCGATCTCCTTGATTCCTTATTGTATTCTTTCGTTTCGTTTAGTTCAAAAACACTTTTCCAGGATTCACGAATTTTTTTCTTATGAAGAAATCGGAATCACTCTCAAATGGTTGAATACGGTTTGCATTACGTTTCTTTTGATTCTTCTGGTCCAAATGTTTTATCTCATCGTTCAAAATGTGGCGGAACCGATTTACCCTTCTCCTCGATTTACAAACAGTCTCATGATCGGATTTTTATTGCTTTTGAGTTTTTTCATCCTTCGGCAACAAGCCGTGTTTCACGAAGAAAAAACGGAATTGGATGCTGTTTCTGAAAACGAAAAATATTCCAAGTCTCGTATAGAAAAAGCAAAGATGGATAAAATCGCGGATGATCTTTTGAAATACATGGAACAACACAAACCCTATCTCAAAGACGATCTCGGAATCCAAGACATCACAGAAGCATTGCAGATCAGCACGAATCATCTCAGCCAGGTCTTCAATCTTCATCTCAGAAAAAACTTTTTTACGCTTACAAATGAATACAGGATCGAAGAGGTAAAAACAAGATTAAAGGATTCGGAATTTAAAGAATATCCAGTTCTGCGAATCGGATTGGAATGCGGTTTCAATTCAAAATCCTCTTTCTATTCGGTATTTCGAAAAATGACGGGTTTACGCCCTGGCGAATTCAAGAGGGTTTAG
- a CDS encoding YHYH protein: MKINSQNRKKNLQKEKINFSFEKSNSNLKKGFGLILMLGLVALAACKPKESDDTTALAVAVAAISANTAAACVNTASTNVAGTCGLGAVVIANDDLGFGGPTCNTNIHADAPCWMKENFHCVTITISGSNYVIQTNNLPPYKSFYYQGANAAFNEAIGSGRHGNPNAIAAQNITFTIPTTPTCTSNLNSTSGAGLDALGVTVHGVVMFNNQAAPGDSLATEYLTMDQSEGHPQNTGKYHHHTEPYKITQDGSELVGIMLDGFPIYGKKTQEGIYPTLDNVTHTRTCTTTHFPNGTYCYHVGNGTDISGYLIGSYFRGVKGTAN; encoded by the coding sequence ATGAAAATAAACAGTCAAAATCGAAAAAAGAATCTACAAAAAGAAAAGATCAATTTCTCATTCGAGAAATCGAATTCTAACCTTAAAAAAGGATTCGGATTGATTCTGATGCTTGGACTGGTTGCACTTGCAGCTTGTAAACCGAAAGAAAGCGATGATACGACCGCGCTTGCAGTCGCTGTCGCAGCGATTTCAGCAAACACTGCGGCGGCTTGCGTAAACACAGCATCCACCAATGTTGCGGGAACCTGCGGACTTGGCGCGGTTGTCATCGCGAACGACGACCTCGGTTTCGGCGGTCCTACCTGCAACACCAACATTCATGCGGATGCCCCCTGCTGGATGAAAGAGAATTTTCATTGTGTCACGATTACGATCTCCGGAAGTAACTATGTAATTCAGACAAACAACCTTCCTCCATATAAAAGTTTTTATTACCAGGGTGCGAATGCAGCCTTTAACGAGGCAATTGGAAGCGGCCGTCATGGAAATCCAAACGCGATCGCGGCTCAGAACATTACTTTTACAATTCCAACGACCCCAACTTGTACATCCAATTTGAATTCTACTTCCGGCGCCGGTCTGGACGCACTCGGCGTTACAGTGCATGGGGTTGTGATGTTCAACAACCAAGCCGCTCCCGGCGACAGTCTTGCCACCGAATATCTGACCATGGACCAATCGGAAGGACATCCACAAAATACCGGGAAATATCACCATCACACGGAACCGTATAAAATCACCCAAGACGGAAGCGAACTGGTGGGAATTATGTTGGACGGTTTTCCGATTTACGGAAAAAAAACACAGGAAGGAATCTATCCGACCTTGGATAACGTAACCCATACCAGAACCTGCACCACGACACACTTTCCAAACGGAACTTATTGTTATCACGTAGGAAACGGGACCGATATCAGCGGTTATCTTATAGGAAGCTACTTTCGAGGGGTAAAAGGAACTGCAAACTAA
- a CDS encoding toxin-antitoxin system YwqK family antitoxin, whose product MKLFYSFFMWILILIQFQCDSDKTISNKDPKLVYSGEFLIYDGKKFTGILETKLDAVGITRKTPYVDGKMDGTEVEMYSGKKNSAERSFFQGKKIGIHRGWYENGQRRFQYSYKDGELHGDVWEWHHTGTLVTLAKFWNGQLLGKKVWRPDGQIYSNFVMHGNRPVGLPGAKLCWQVRSDTNEKTKSF is encoded by the coding sequence ATGAAATTATTTTATTCTTTTTTTATGTGGATCCTTATTTTGATCCAGTTTCAATGTGATTCAGACAAAACGATTTCCAACAAAGATCCAAAACTTGTTTATTCGGGGGAATTTTTGATCTATGACGGCAAAAAGTTCACCGGTATTTTGGAAACAAAGTTGGATGCGGTGGGGATTACACGCAAAACGCCGTATGTAGATGGGAAGATGGACGGAACCGAAGTGGAAATGTATTCCGGCAAAAAAAACTCCGCGGAACGCAGTTTTTTCCAAGGAAAAAAGATCGGAATTCATCGAGGCTGGTATGAAAACGGACAAAGAAGATTTCAATATTCTTATAAAGACGGAGAATTACACGGAGACGTTTGGGAATGGCACCATACAGGAACCTTGGTGACTCTCGCAAAATTTTGGAACGGTCAATTGTTAGGTAAAAAAGTCTGGAGACCGGACGGACAGATCTATTCCAATTTTGTAATGCATGGAAATCGTCCCGTGGGACTTCCCGGAGCCAAACTCTGCTGGCAAGTAAGATCGGATACAAATGAAAAAACAAAGTCGTTTTAA
- a CDS encoding SCO family protein encodes MKKQSRFKFISIILFGFLFAISDCGPSDPSREYDSSVTEFGIPKNSLPFYKGKDLQPVWLDTTESSSTKQLRRISPFRMTNQLGETIGDFSLKGNLSVISFFFTHCSGICPTITNNLKRVQETYFKDKQVRMFSFSVTPDLDTPWELKLYAEKRNIKKEFWHLLTGSKSEIYQMARESFNADTITPGEKKKGIGPNDFLHSESVYLLDQNLRVRGIYNGRNSVSIGELIADIKILQKE; translated from the coding sequence ATGAAAAAACAAAGTCGTTTTAAATTCATCAGTATCATTTTGTTCGGGTTTCTTTTTGCAATCTCCGATTGCGGACCTTCCGATCCGTCCCGGGAATACGATTCCTCCGTCACCGAATTTGGAATTCCTAAAAACTCCCTCCCTTTTTACAAAGGAAAGGATCTACAACCCGTTTGGTTGGATACAACGGAGTCTAGTTCCACGAAACAACTCCGAAGAATCAGTCCATTTCGGATGACGAACCAGCTTGGAGAAACCATTGGGGACTTCTCGCTGAAAGGAAATTTATCCGTGATTTCTTTTTTCTTTACACATTGCTCAGGAATCTGTCCTACGATCACAAACAATCTGAAACGCGTTCAGGAAACTTATTTCAAAGACAAACAAGTGAGAATGTTTTCATTTTCCGTGACTCCGGATTTGGACACACCGTGGGAACTCAAACTCTACGCAGAAAAACGTAATATCAAAAAAGAATTTTGGCATCTCCTCACCGGATCAAAAAGCGAAATCTATCAGATGGCCAGGGAATCCTTTAACGCAGATACGATCACACCCGGTGAAAAGAAAAAGGGAATCGGTCCGAACGATTTTCTACATTCGGAAAGCGTATATCTTTTAGATCAAAATCTCAGAGTGAGAGGAATTTATAACGGAAGAAATTCGGTTTCCATCGGAGAATTGATCGCAGATATTAAAATTCTCCAAAAAGAATGA
- a CDS encoding TfoX/Sxy family protein — protein MSSDPGFVDFIVGQMENAGRITSKKMFGEYAIYCEGKIVALICDNRLFIKPTGGGKKWIGNIQEASAYPGAKPSFWIPNQFENKEWISALIRITAAELPEPKPKSKSKKKGLSSHEKSKKRKSI, from the coding sequence ATGTCCTCAGATCCCGGTTTTGTGGATTTTATCGTAGGTCAAATGGAAAATGCGGGGCGCATCACATCCAAAAAGATGTTCGGAGAATACGCGATCTATTGCGAAGGAAAAATTGTAGCTCTGATTTGTGATAATCGTCTTTTTATAAAACCGACCGGGGGTGGTAAAAAATGGATCGGAAATATACAGGAAGCGTCGGCTTATCCCGGTGCCAAGCCAAGTTTTTGGATCCCAAATCAATTTGAAAACAAAGAATGGATCAGCGCTTTGATTCGTATTACGGCTGCGGAGCTTCCCGAGCCGAAACCAAAAAGTAAATCAAAGAAAAAAGGCTTGTCATCGCACGAAAAAAGCAAGAAACGAAAATCAATCTGA